One stretch of Prinia subflava isolate CZ2003 ecotype Zambia chromosome 7, Cam_Psub_1.2, whole genome shotgun sequence DNA includes these proteins:
- the KLF3 gene encoding Krueppel-like factor 3, which translates to MLMFDPVPIKQEAMEPVSVSYPSNYMDQMKPNKYGVIYSTPSMLPNKFYSNPEGLSNGIQMEPVDLTVNKRSSPPSAGSSPSPLKFQTAHRRSFPGLTLSSPSSPLSKFSPSPPGVQPLSMPITIPPVMAAALSRHGLRSPGILPVIQPVVVQPVPFMYAPHLQQPIMVSTVLADEMETPSSMQVPVIESYEKPTLKKTIKVEPGSEPSKTDFYPEQMSPPVMTSLSPQQVMLQENHPSVIVQPGKRPLPVESPDTQRKRRIHRCDYEGCNKVYTKSSHLKAHRRTHTGEKPYKCTWEGCTWKFARSDELTRHFRKHTGIKPFQCPDCDRSFSRSDHLALHRKRHMLV; encoded by the exons TCATACCCATCCAATTACATGGACCAAATGAAGCCAAACAAATACGGCGTCATTTATTCTACACCAAGTATGTTGCCCAATAAATTCTACTCAAACCCTGAAGGACTATCAAATGGAATCCAGATGGAGCCAGTAGACCTTACAGTAAACAAGCGGAGCTCACCACCTTCAGCTGGAAGTTCTCCTTCCCCACTAAAATTTCAGACTGCGCATAGGAGAAGTTTCCCTGGATTGACTCTGTCCTCACCCAGCTCACCTCTCAGTAAATTCTCACCGTCACCCCCAGGAGTACAGCCTCTTTCTATGCCAATAACCATCCCACCTGTAATGGCCGCTGCTCTTTCACGCCACGGACTGAGGAGCCCTGGGATACTCCCAGTTATACAGCCTGTTGTGGTCCAGCCAGTTCCTTTCATGTATGCTCCCCATCTCCAGCAGCCCATCATGGTGTCCACAGTTCTTGCAGATGAGATGGAAACTCCAAGTAGCATGCAAG TGCCTGTCATCGAGTCTTATGAGAAGCCCACACTGAAGAAAACAATCAAAGTGGAGCCAGGAAGCGAACCATCAAAGACTGACTTCTATCCTGAACAAATGTCACCTCCAGTGATGACCTCGTTGTCTCCTCAGCAAGTAATGCTGCAAGA GAATCACCCTTCAGTTATAGTTCAGCCAGGAAAGAGACCTTTACCTGTGGAATCTCCAGACACACAAAGAAAACGCAGAATACATCGATGTGATTATGAAGGCTGCAACAAAGTCTACACTAAAAGCTCCCACCTGAAAGCTCACCGAAGAACCCACACAG gagaaaaaccGTACAAATGCACCTGGGAGGGATGCACGTGGAAGTTTGCTCGTTCCGATGAACTGACGCGGCATTTCCGCAAGCACACGGGAATCAAACCCTTCCAGTGTCCAGACTGTGACCGAAGCTTTTCACGTTCGGACCACCTTGCTCTTCACAGGAAACGCCACATGCTAGTCTGA
- the LOC134552518 gene encoding toll-like receptor 6 produces the protein MRSLTNIYIFNCAFTFTLWNNIQPTVEDEFIANYSRSLLSNVPKNIPVHTQVLDFSHNRISGLSISEFIYLSDLQVLNLSYNLIMIIDLSVFIFNENLEFLDLSHNNISKVCCLTLARLRHLDLSFNKFIALPICQEFGNMFHLEYLGLSATMIRRSDFRYIKHLQLHTVFLTLGNFSLYEPQSLTALTTRNLHIAFAANQNFIFSLLYDGMSASENLKIVNLRYTLSYKDFPSPPLMLLKKIKTTALTLDSVDLQWAIILQIFMFIWYSPVEHLTVRNLTFRGPLKGLTEYSFLPLLSSVEKLITLDGSMKALTLEHVRNKVYYFNQEILYRQFSEMNIANLTISDAYMPHMLCPNRTSAFQYLNFSHNALTDELFQNCDTLVDLKLLILQKNKFESLRKVSFMTSRMKSLKFLDMSNNLLRHDGADVQCQWAESLSELDLSSNQLVDAVFECLPVNVKKLGLQNNQISSVPRGMVELKSLEELNLASNRLADLPGCGGFPSLQFLNVEINLILTPSADFFQSCPRVRELQAGHNPFKCSCELQAFIGLERRSGGRLFGWPAAYACEYPEGLRGTELKDFHLSQLACNTTLLLVTALLLTLVLVAVVAFLCIYLDVPWYVRMTWQWTQTKRRAWHSPPEDQGPALQFHAFISYSERDSVWVKDELIPNLERGEGCVQLCQHERNFIPGKSIVENIINCIEKSYKSIFVLSPNFVQSEWCHYELYFAHHKLFSENSNSLILILLEPIPPYLIPARYHKLKALMAKRTYLEWPNERSKRALFWANLRAAISINLPIFSEANEQESDLQQLVV, from the coding sequence ATGAGATCCCTCACAAATATCTATATCTTTAATTGTGCCTTTACGTTCACACTGTGGAATAATATCCAGCCAACTGTAGAAGATGAATTTATTGCAAATTATTCAAGGAGTTTGCTAAGTAATGTTCCAAAAAACATTCCAGTCCATACTCAAGTATTAGATTTCTCACACAATAGGATATCTGGACTTAgtatttcagaatttatttatctttctgaCCTTCAAGTTCTAAATCTTTCTTATAATCTAATTATGATAATTGACCTTagtgtctttatttttaatgaaaatttagaATTCTTAGATTTATCTCATAATAACATTTCAAAAGTTTGCTGTCTAACTCTTGCACGTCTTAGACATTTAGATCTTTCTTTCAATAAGTTTATTGCCCTGCCCATCTGTCAGGAGTTTGGGAACATGTTTCATTTGGAGTACCTTGGATTAAGTGCTACAATGATACGAAGATCAGACTTCAGGTATATCAAACATTTGCAGCTGCATACTGTCTTCCTGACTTTGGGAAACTTTTCACTGTATGAGCCTCAGAGTCTGACAGCCTTGACTACAAGGAACCTCCATATCGCTTTTGCAGCAAaccaaaacttcattttttccctcttgtaCGATGGAATGAGCGCttcagaaaacttaaaaatagtTAACTTAAGATATACCTTGAGCTACAAAGATTTCCCCTCTCCACCTTTAATGCTTTTGAAGAAAATCAAGACAACAGCTCTCACGCTTGATTCTGTGGACTTACAATGGGCTATCATCCTGCaaattttcatgtttatttgGTATTCACCTGTGGAACATTTGACTGTGAGAAATTTGACTTTTCGGGGACCACTGAAGGGTCTGACTGAATATTCATTTCTACCCTTATTAAGCTCTGTGGAAAAATTAATCACTTTGGATGGCTCCATGAAAGCATTAACTTTGGAGCATGTTCGTAATAAGGTTTATTATTTCAACCAGGAGATTCTATACAGACAGTTTTCAGAGATGAATATTGCCAATTTGACAATAAGTGATGCATATATGCCACACATGCTTTGCCCCAATAGAACAAGCgcatttcagtatttaaatttttctcaCAATGCCCTGACAGATGAGTTATTCCAGAACTGTGACACTCTTGTGGATCTCAAACTACTTATTTTGCAGAAGAATAAATTTGAGAGCCTTCGCAAGGTAAGCTTCATGACCAGCCGTATGAAATCACTGAAATTCCTGGACATGAGCAACAACCTGCTGCGCCATGATGGAGCCGACGTGCAATGCCAGTGGGCCGAGTCTCTGTCAGAGCTGGATCTGTCCTCCAATCAGTTGGTGGATGCTGTGTTTGAGTGCTTGCCAGTCAACGTCAAAAAACTCGGCCTGCAAAACAATCAGatcagcagtgtccccagggggATGGTGGAGCTGAAGTCCTTGGAAGAGCTGAACCTGGCGTCGAACAGGCTGGCTGACCTGCCGGGGTGCGGTGGCTTTCCATCCCTGCAGTTCCTGAACGTAGAGATTAATTTGATCCTGACCCCGTCGGCTGACTTCTTCCAGAGCTGCCCAAGggtcagggagctgcaggccgGGCACAACCCGTTCAAGTGTTCCTGTGAACTGCAAGCCTTCATCGGCCTGGAGAGGCGGTCAGGGGGGAGGCTGTTTGGCTGGCCGGCGGCGTACGCGTGCGAGTACCCGGAAGGCTTGCGAGGAACGGAGCTCAAGGACTTCCACCTGAGCCAACTGGCTTGCAACACGACACTCCTGCttgtgacagctctgctgctgacgctggtgctggtggctgtggtggcctTTCTGTGCATCTACCTGGATGTGCCGTGGTACGTGCGGATGACGTGGCAGTGGACGCAGACGAAGCGCAGAGCTTGGCACAGCCCCCCCGAAGATCAGGGGCCTGCTCTGCAATTTCACGCCTTCATTTCCTACAGCGAGCGTGATTCGGTGTGGGTGAAGGACGAGCTGATCCCCAACCTGGAGAGGGGCGAGGGCTGCGTACAACTGTGCCAGCACGAGAGAAACTTTATCCCCGGCAAGAGCATTGTGGAGAACATCATTAACTGCATTGAGAAGAGCTACAAGTCGATCTTTGTGTTGTCTCCCAACTTTGTGCAGAGTGAGTGGTGCCACTATGAGCTGTACTTTGCCCATCACAAGCTATTCAGTGAGAATTCCAACAGCTTAATCCTCATTTTACTGGAGCCAATCCCTCCGTACCTTATCCCTGCCAGGTATCACAAGCTGAAAGCTCTGATGGCAAAGCGCACCTACCTGGAGTGGCCAAATGAGAGGAGCAAGCGTGCCCTGTTCTGGGCCAACCTGAGGGCAGCCATCAGCATTAACCTGCCAATATTCAGTGAAGCAAATGAGCAAGAGAGCGATCTACAGCAACTAGTAGTATAA
- the LOC134552798 gene encoding toll-like receptor 1: MTQNTSFLRNFFLYKCLFALTFWNHVSLSVEDELFTSVSNNFPEDGSDQKIKSLPLLYTNSYQSKHNVDWVVIQNTTESLSLSRITNDNVKQLVALLSNFRQGSRLKNLTLTNVTVDWSALMKLFQTVWHSSIEYFNISNVTQKSHIKSYDFDYSGTSMKALTMKKIQITDLYFTQNDLYRIFADMNIADMTIADSEMIHMLCPSSKSPFRYLNFLKNDLTDYLFQNCGNLLQLETLILQKNKFESLRKVSFMTSRMKSLKFLDMSNNLLRHDGADVQCQWAESLSELDLSSNQLVDAVFECLPVNVKKLGLQNNQISSVPRGMVELKSLEELNLASNRLADLPGCGGFPSLQFLNVEINLILTPSADFFQSCPRVRELQAGHNPFKCSCELQAFIGLERRSGGRLFGWPAAYACEYPEGLRGTELKDFHLSQLACNTTLLLVTALLLTLVLVAVVAFLCIYLDVPWYVRMTWQWTQTKRRAWHSPPEDQGPALQFHAFISYSERDSMWVKDELIPNLERGEGCVQLCQHERNFIPGKSIVENIINCIEKSYKSIFVLSPNFVQSEWCHYELYFAHHKLFSENSNSLILILLEPIPPYLIPARYHKLKALMAKRTYLEWPNERSKRALFWANLRAAISINLSKGDENLCDETV; the protein is encoded by the coding sequence aTGACACAAAATACGAGCTTTCTgagaaacttttttctttacaagTGTCTGTTTGCATTAACTTTTTGGAACCATGTCAGCCTGTCTGTGGAAGATGAACTCTTTACATCAGTTTCTAACAATTTTCCAGAAGATGGTTCTGACCAAAAAATCAAGAGCCTGCCACTCCTGTATACAAACAGTTATCAGTCCAAACATAATGTTGATTGGGTTGTGATACAAAATACTACAGAAAGCCTGTCATTGTCAAGAATCACAAATGACAATGTAAAACAATTGGTGGCTTTATTATCTAATTTTAGACAAGGATCCAGGTTAAAAAATCTGACACTGACCAATGTGACAGTGGATTGGAGTGCTCTTATGAAACTATTTCAGACTGTGTGGCACTCATCCATTGAATACTTCAATATTAGCAATGTAACACAAAAGTCACACATTAAAAGTTATGACTTTGACTATTCAGGTACTTCTATGAAAGCACTGACAATGAAGAAAATTCAAATCACGGACCTGTACTTCACACAGAATGACCTATACAGAATATTTGCAGACATGAATATTGCAGACATGACAATAGCTGATTCAGAGATGATTCATATGCTTTGTCCTTCATCTAAGAGTCCCTTTAGATAcctaaattttttaaagaatgattTAACAGATTATCTTTTTCAAAACTGTGGCAATCTACTTCAGCTGGAGACATTAATCTTGCAGAAGAATAAATTTGAGAGCCTTCGCAAGGTAAGCTTCATGACCAGCCGTATGAAATCACTGAAATTCCTGGACATGAGCAACAACCTGCTGCGCCATGATGGAGCCGACGTGCAATGCCAGTGGGCCGAGTCTCTGTCAGAGCTGGATCTGTCCTCCAATCAGTTGGTGGATGCTGTGTTTGAGTGCTTGCCAGTCAACGTCAAAAAACTCGGCCTGCAAAACAATCAGatcagcagtgtccccagggggATGGTGGAGCTGAAGTCCTTGGAAGAGCTGAACCTGGCGTCGAACAGGCTGGCTGACCTGCCGGGGTGCGGTGGCTTTCCATCCCTGCAGTTCCTGAACGTAGAGATTAATTTGATCCTGACCCCGTCGGCTGACTTCTTCCAGAGCTGCCCAAGggtcagggagctgcaggccgGGCACAACCCGTTCAAGTGTTCCTGTGAACTGCAAGCCTTCATCGGCCTGGAGAGGCGGTCAGGGGGGAGGCTGTTTGGCTGGCCGGCGGCGTACGCGTGCGAGTACCCGGAAGGCTTGCGAGGAACGGAGCTCAAGGACTTCCACCTGAGCCAACTGGCTTGCAACACGACACTCCTGCttgtgacagctctgctgctgacgctggtgctggtggctgtggtggcctTTCTGTGCATCTACCTGGATGTGCCGTGGTACGTGCGGATGACGTGGCAGTGGACGCAGACGAAGCGCAGAGCTTGGCACAGCCCCCCCGAAGATCAGGGGCCTGCTCTGCAATTTCACGCCTTCATTTCCTACAGCGAGCGTGATTCGATGTGGGTGAAGGACGAGCTGATCCCCAACCTGGAGAGGGGCGAGGGCTGCGTACAACTGTGCCAGCACGAGAGAAACTTTATCCCCGGCAAGAGCATTGTGGAGAACATCATTAACTGCATTGAGAAGAGCTACAAGTCGATCTTTGTGTTGTCTCCCAACTTTGTGCAGAGTGAGTGGTGCCACTATGAGCTGTACTTTGCCCATCACAAGCTATTCAGTGAGAATTCCAACAGCTTAATCCTCATTTTACTGGAGCCAATCCCTCCGTACCTTATCCCTGCCAGGTATCACAAGCTGAAAGCTCTGATGGCAAAGCGCACCTACCTGGAGTGGCCAAATGAGAGGAGCAAGCGTGCCCTGTTCTGGGCCAACCTGAGGGCAGCCATCAGCATTAACCTGTCAAAAGGTGATGAAAATTTGTGTGACGAAACAGTTTAA